The sequence TACGCaaagtgattgtcgaaactgtacgagtgaggacaaaacacatggaaagatcatttggtgatttgtagggatggtaacaagtctttgaAGCCTACTGACGTAGCTAACCGGTCGTCAGATCtggatgggctcacggaccTAGAgagaggatgtgaggcccattaaaaaaTGTGGACCcatgaactctctttatatttgtctcttcatcagtaactaacaagttcgttgaaacaaattttccattttatgttgaatctaaataattaaatattaatatctaatattcaacgtttttctataatctaactaaaattttagaaatggtTATAGCagtagagaaatttaatacaacttaatatagaatttatagttgCCACTATTTTTACCGTAactttgtgttaaaaaaatagtttaatatttaaaaataagaataacaatctGAGTAAATAcgaacaacagttgcgactttgcttagtatttttttgtaagaaaactgtttttattcctttttttaaattcaaacagttgtatctgttcattttagagatgtgtcttttcactatattttattcatattttttcatcataacttttcgttctaataggtgtgtctatttaaatattcatatcttttgaactttttatatatttgtcttctcatcaataactaacaaatcattgtgcgttgaaacaaattttccgttttatgtttaatctaaataatttgaatattaatatctaatattctgtaacatccgcgaaccaaaatcccggtttaggggattgcatcggtcgatgcaggttcagttttctgcggacgagttaagttaaacgctgcgttttgggaaaacccttaagtcgtgtttttgtctcattcgacgagttcagccgtttttgagagaaaacaagagaaaaaagagtTCTTATCAGTTCTTAAGCGTTTTTGGGGGATTCTTGGAATTTTGTGGCGTTTTCctgtgagatctgaggcttagatcgttgtaggagcttcctaggagcgttttcttcctgtgtttgggtcggGTTTCTCCtatggcaaaggtaagtgcatgaccatggcttatctaagctggagatatctctgatttgcttgttatttgggacgttgggaagctttcttgtggcttgggatagagttttgtggttgtaggaacgaagatccggcgagaagcttcggggaaaacgatgctcggcattgtatcggtcgatgcactttgtgcgtcggtcgatgcaaatgcgaggacgacgcgtaaaatctagggttttcgtgctatgtcgagcatgcatcggtcgatgcaatgggagcatcggtcgatgcagatcttgcgtcggtcgacggaacctccaactggtgtcggtcgatgctgagtcctggtttgttattgttgattgttgattgtttattgatggttagagatgtctctcttgcttgtgtgtatagcccagtagatgggaggattgccttactgagtgtttataaaatactcatgcattgcaatttgtgtttgtggtgcaggtaaaggcaaagtgtgatcgtggaatcaaggcaatgaagagtaggatgttctagggactcgaatggttgttgtctggcattactaggttgctagagttgggtcattagaaacattgctaggttgttggttttatgtttcctgatgtttggtatttggatattggttatggttatatttgattattggattattattggttattgatattggttatttccgctgtttgattgtggttgtggttagatggctagtggatatgagaccactagttgtagtttattattattattattattattattattattattattattattattattattattattattattattattattattattattattattattattattattattattattattattattattattattattattattattattattattattattattattattattattattattattattattattattattattattattattattattattattattattattattattattattattattattattattattattattattattattattattattattattattattattattattattattattattattattattattattattattattattattattattattattattattattattattattatttttaaaaaaaacgggtcgggtcgtttcataTTCattgttattctataatctaactcaaattttagaaataattatagcagtataaaaatttaataaaacttaatatagaatttatagttgtgttgcgtctatttatcgtaacttttcattaaaaactattttaatatttaaaatttatattattttgtttttaattataattatttaatagaaaattatatttactcattacaaccattagttcaatatactcagttaggatcactttgtcataatgatttttttaattgtacctttaccataattcttcataaaaaaaaaccttacatttataatactttaaacaatatttttttgcaaagttgcgtctattctacataataatttttgttataagctttcattttgatggttgtgttttagtaacagtttatgtttaatgtttatgtattcaaactattttattacattcaaatgatttcataatgtataattttaaattttaaatttatttatttttttctaaaatacttccccTGCGACATCGcggggtctgagtcctagttcaattaaaaatattaaaatcaaaaacttttgtGTTTCCTTTGAGATTACTGGAAttggtttaaatttgtgttagcctttatgtttttgaaaaattctccTTGATTGGTTTCTCTGTTGATTCAAAAAGCTTAATCTTTTTATATCTCTTTACTTTACGTTTTACGTTTTTGAACAATTTCAACAATTTTATGACATATTTGATCTGGTTTACAATCTGAATGGAGGAGCTGTATGTATGAACTAGTTTAAGAGAccagattttgtttatttgggttGGATAAGACATTTTGAGTTATTTAGTTGAGTTAAATGGTAGTAActcaactgtttttttttttcttttctttatacaATGGGTTCACAATCATTAGAGACAATTAGAGCTTTAAATGTAGAGCACGAATATCTTGCAAGGAATGAAAAAGGCTAAGAGGCTGAAATTCAATCAGGAGCACAAAGTGAAATGCATCCTACTCACGAGATTAATACGGTATTTGGAAAGAGTTTATAGCGGTAGCAGGAGTAGAACTAGATGGTAAACACGGAGGTCACTGCATTCATTTTAATAAGAAGCTTACCGTAAAAGCTAGTCAAGAAACATCGTCTTTAAAGCGTTATTTAACTATTTGTCCAAAGAGACCTCTAGGGCTGAGTGAAGAAAGTGAGTATGTTCATAACGAAGATCGTGAAATGGTTAATGAAATTATCGTGTACCATAATTATAAACAGAAAAAGTAATGTTTTCGAGATGGTAGCATTTTTCAGCTTTGCTCATTAATCATGATGTTATATTTATAGTATAAtctatacaaaaaaagttgaaagatATGTGTATGAAGCGGGGGCCAATCAAGTTACCATGATATAAAACCGAGTCACTGAGATCTTCGTATACAAGATTTGTacattctaatttttatttgagacagatcaaatttgaaatattttatccatccataATGAAGAGAATGACAGTGTGGAATCCAAACTCAATCCTCTTATAATTGTCATCAACTTATGCATttcattgatattttttcttgtctaCAGTTCAATATACTTGCTTGTATGATCAAATTTCATTGAATTTGTTTGTCAAGCGGAAATTATTGAATTGTTCAATATACAATATTATGATTGTTTTATGCACTAGGTGAGTCAATGGATTTATGTCTTTCCCCTTTGGTTTAAACTCATTCACTacattcttttaatttttgactttgttgttttgtttatttatatttatcaataAGTATGGTGATGATAATGTTGCTTTTGAAACTCAAACCGCACAAATAGCTGAAGTAAAACAGGAAGCTACTGATATCTTGGAAGATTGCAAGTCAAAATTGTGTGGaggagatgaatggaagacTATACATCACGCTTGATATATGATACATGGTTTTATCTAGTATAACTATAAGACTATTCTCATTGGTTATACAAGTGAGAGGatcttgaaagttgaaacagtagataaatatgaataagaacaaaaaatagtttttgtggAATATAGATCCAGGATCTAAAAATATCTCTGCCGAGACATAAAAGTGGCTGGGAAGACACAAGATCTATACAGATCTATACTGttcctattttttatttatttttgtttttaaagataCTCAAATTCTGATTACCGATGAGGATGTCCTAATAGTAGAGTTTCAAatttactctcttttattatttggtataattttttttttgatcaacttATTCTTGGTATACACCTATTCTTTTTattcctcaatttttttttcttttttataactcCTGAttgttcattttatttttgttcttttattgcATACCAGTTTAAATCGGATTAAACAACTTATTAAAAACAGTTATCgatataaatttcaatatgaTCAAATGTAGGTCTAATCAAAtgtgataaaaaaaaggaatatatacaaagatattaataataattttataaacttttgGTATATTTCCAATGCACTTTTAACAATAAACCTTGGAGAAaacctaaaatatttaattccacaaaaatctaaattattgAGAAAGAGAGTAAGATCTTTCTCTCGTGACGTAAGCAGGtgaaaaaaaagtgattttctACAGCTCTTCGTCTTGCCTCCGTAAATCTTCGCCTCTGTGATGGCTGAGGCTTTGTCTCTTCCTTCTCCCCTGGTTCCTCCAATTCcaacttctcctctttctgATTCTTTTTTACCGGATGTGGTGATGTCagatttaccttcttcttctcctctttctcaggCAAATCAAACTATTCCCTCTGAAAAAGGTGTTTTTGGTGTggcctcttcttctttggtcCAGGATAATTCCTCTGTTCCTCAATCTGTTTCTACTGGCACCTCTTCTCCACCAATTGCTAAACCTAGTGTCTCTGATTCAGGTTTTAATTGGGCAAAATATCTTATATCAGAAGGTAAAATTCCTGTTTCATCAGCTTCAGTGTCGATTTCAGTTGAGGGTCGTCCTCGTGTTAAGGTTTCCAATGATGTTTTTGAAAGGGGAGCTAAACTTCATGAGGATTTTATTGTGGGAACTTTCTATGGCAAAGCTCCATCCTATGGAAAGATTTGGGGTGTTCTGAATTTTCTGTGGGAAAAAGATAAGCGTGTTACGGTGCATACTTTGACAAAAAATGCTTTTCTCTTCCATACCCCCTCTCCTTATCTACGAAAACGGGTGTTGCAACAGGAGTTATGGCATGTTGGGGACTCTCCTTTCTTTGTCACGACATGGAATTCTGATTTTCGCTTCAATCCTCCGTCACTAGAAAAAGTTCCGGTCTGGGCTACTATAAGGGATATTCCTTTTGATCTGATCACTAGGGAAGGTCTAAGTATTATTTATAGGCCATTGGGAAGAGCGGTTGACCATAAGCCTTTCACTAGTATCAGCTCGGCAGAGGTGAAAGTTATTGTGGATCTTACAAAACCTCTACCTCCTATGTTGGAGCTTGAGCGAGAGGATGGTCAAGTCTAGATTCTGAAAGTCACATATCCTTGGCTTCCCCCTTTATGTCCTCTTTGCAATGAAATCGGGCATAAGGCTTCTCTTTTTCCTACATCTCCTCAATCTGAAATGAACTCTACAGCAGACAAATTTACCCCGTCTCAAGGTGAAAAGAAGCAGGTTTGGAAGGCTGTTCCTGGTGGTAACGATTGTCTTAACTCAAGTGTTTCAGTTGTTAAGCAAGCTTATGTGGATCAGGTGGAACAAGCTACAACTACTTATTGATCATGA comes from Camelina sativa cultivar DH55 chromosome 19, Cs, whole genome shotgun sequence and encodes:
- the LOC104766492 gene encoding uncharacterized protein LOC104766492, giving the protein MAEALSLPSPLANQTIPSEKGVFGVASSSLVQDNSSVPQSVSTGTSSPPIAKPSVSDSGFNWAKYLISEGKIPVSSASVSISVEGRPRVKVSNDVFERGAKLHEDFIVGTFYGKAPSYGKIWGVLNFLWEKDKRVTVHTLTKNAFLFHTPSPYLRKRVLQQELWHVGDSPFFVTTWNSDFRFNPPSLEKVPVWATIRDIPFDLITREGLSIIYRPLGRAVDHKPFTSISSAEVKVIVDLTKPLPPMLELEREDGQV